From the Leucobacter tenebrionis genome, one window contains:
- a CDS encoding zinc-binding dehydrogenase yields MTIPTSTRAAVLTEHGRPLEMQDLPLPERIEPGAALVRITCTTLCGTDIEIWAGKMSFPGMLPMVLGHEMVGEVVAVGEGTTDALGEPIAVGDRLGWSESVCGECFGCTVLRQPNACSKRGYGFLQRSDVPPYATAGLSDYAYVTPGAQKLRLPAEVKDTWASAAGCAAKTVLRAFDRAGGVRAGSRVVVQGSGALGLFATAVASISGAGTVVTVGAPAARLELAKRFGATHTVDIGAPGADGKPGGSEATIARVMEITDGQGADLVLDFAGAPSIGPEAVAMAAQRATVAIVGSTGPAGDPFPLSTVMGKELTVVGSLNGDVSDYYRSIEFFRTFADRFPWDELFSAPCGLSEASDRIANMHRLGEVKAVIDPRIDAA; encoded by the coding sequence ATGACGATCCCCACGTCCACCCGCGCCGCGGTGCTCACCGAGCACGGGCGCCCCCTCGAGATGCAGGACCTGCCTCTGCCGGAGCGCATCGAACCCGGCGCGGCGCTCGTGCGCATCACCTGCACTACCCTCTGCGGCACCGACATCGAGATCTGGGCGGGCAAGATGAGCTTCCCCGGCATGCTGCCGATGGTGCTCGGGCACGAGATGGTCGGCGAGGTCGTCGCGGTCGGCGAGGGCACGACCGACGCCCTCGGCGAGCCCATCGCGGTCGGGGACCGCCTCGGCTGGTCGGAGTCGGTGTGCGGCGAGTGCTTCGGTTGCACCGTGCTGCGCCAGCCGAACGCCTGCTCCAAGCGCGGCTACGGCTTCCTGCAGCGCAGCGACGTGCCGCCCTACGCCACCGCCGGGCTCTCCGACTACGCCTACGTCACCCCCGGCGCCCAGAAGCTGCGGCTGCCGGCCGAGGTGAAGGACACGTGGGCCTCGGCGGCCGGCTGCGCGGCGAAGACCGTGCTGCGGGCCTTCGATCGGGCGGGCGGCGTGCGCGCCGGATCGCGCGTGGTCGTGCAGGGCTCGGGCGCACTGGGCCTGTTCGCCACGGCCGTCGCGAGCATCTCGGGGGCCGGCACCGTCGTCACGGTCGGGGCGCCCGCCGCGCGGCTCGAGCTGGCGAAGCGCTTCGGCGCGACCCACACGGTCGACATCGGCGCCCCCGGGGCTGACGGCAAGCCCGGCGGATCGGAGGCGACGATCGCGCGGGTCATGGAGATCACCGACGGGCAGGGCGCGGATCTCGTGCTCGACTTCGCGGGCGCCCCGAGTATCGGACCCGAGGCCGTGGCCATGGCGGCGCAGCGCGCCACCGTGGCGATCGTCGGCTCGACCGGCCCCGCGGGCGACCCGTTCCCGCTCTCGACCGTCATGGGCAAGGAGCTCACCGTCGTGGGGTCGCTCAACGGCGACGTCTCCGACTACTACCGCTCGATCGAGTTCTTCCGCACCTTCGCCGACCGCTTCCCCTGGGACGAGCTGTTCTCCGCGCCCTGCGGCCTGTCCGAGGCCTCGGACAGGATCGCGAACATGCACCGTCTGGGCGAGGTCAAGGCCGTGATCGATCCGCGGATCGACGCCGCCTGA
- a CDS encoding amidohydrolase produces the protein MAQCSDTSSGGACEPGEVAPSVAAGRADLVLRGGTVLTMTEGSGGAGAGAGDRAEAVAVVGGRIAAVGSDAEIEPLIGPGTRVVELAGRALLPGINDSHLHATWLGARWPHTFFGAPDPETAAKVSGMLAPDRASRRAAILAAGRMLSELGITSYTEPGIGPGEDDGETGCFHSEVLDVYRELAAAGELRQRVTMLALYGVLDGPCDVDTVLAGIRERAAADPEPDPAWLNVPGVKIFGDLIPLSRQAWTSHPYDDGTHGDLLVHGDTVEQKAERLAEMIRAAHAAGLQIGLHATGDRTIQVALDAIAEAAAVPGAPSSHELGHVMIHGDLATEAQVRRMAELGVWLNTQPGIAAITRDWLASMMGDAVADSAWQLGAALDAGVLVLSSDSPILGFDWRRWIADADARIVAMGGSAMPEAARDRLHRLLRAYTAVPAAQDRAAAWKGTIETGKVADLVVLARDPFEVGAAALPEVPVDLTVLDGRVVFER, from the coding sequence ATGGCGCAGTGCAGTGACACATCCTCGGGCGGGGCGTGCGAGCCGGGCGAGGTCGCCCCCTCCGTCGCGGCCGGTCGGGCCGACCTCGTGCTGCGCGGCGGAACCGTGCTGACCATGACCGAGGGGAGCGGCGGCGCAGGGGCAGGCGCGGGCGACCGCGCCGAGGCCGTCGCGGTCGTCGGCGGGCGCATCGCGGCCGTCGGATCCGACGCCGAGATCGAGCCGCTGATCGGCCCCGGCACCCGGGTCGTCGAGCTCGCGGGCCGCGCGCTGCTGCCGGGCATCAACGACTCCCACCTGCACGCCACCTGGCTCGGCGCGCGCTGGCCGCACACGTTCTTCGGCGCTCCGGATCCCGAAACCGCCGCGAAGGTGAGCGGGATGCTCGCGCCGGATCGGGCCTCGCGCCGCGCCGCGATCCTCGCTGCCGGCCGCATGCTCTCCGAACTCGGCATCACCAGCTACACCGAGCCCGGCATCGGCCCGGGGGAGGACGACGGCGAGACCGGGTGCTTCCACAGCGAGGTGCTCGACGTCTACCGCGAGCTCGCCGCGGCCGGCGAACTGCGCCAGCGGGTCACCATGCTGGCCCTCTACGGAGTGCTCGACGGCCCGTGCGACGTCGACACCGTGCTCGCCGGCATCCGCGAGCGGGCGGCAGCTGATCCCGAACCCGATCCCGCGTGGCTCAACGTCCCCGGCGTGAAGATCTTCGGTGATCTCATCCCGCTCTCGCGCCAGGCGTGGACCTCGCACCCCTACGACGACGGCACCCACGGCGACCTGCTCGTGCACGGCGACACCGTCGAGCAGAAGGCCGAGCGGCTCGCCGAGATGATCCGCGCGGCCCACGCGGCGGGCCTGCAGATCGGCCTCCACGCCACCGGCGACCGCACGATCCAGGTCGCGCTCGACGCGATCGCCGAGGCCGCGGCCGTGCCCGGCGCCCCCTCGTCGCACGAGCTCGGCCACGTCATGATCCACGGCGACCTCGCGACCGAGGCCCAGGTGCGGCGCATGGCCGAGCTGGGCGTCTGGCTCAATACCCAGCCCGGCATCGCCGCCATCACTCGCGACTGGCTCGCGAGCATGATGGGCGACGCCGTGGCCGACAGCGCCTGGCAGCTCGGCGCCGCGCTCGACGCGGGTGTGCTCGTGCTCTCGTCGGACTCGCCGATCCTCGGATTCGACTGGCGGCGGTGGATCGCCGACGCCGACGCCCGCATCGTCGCGATGGGCGGATCAGCTATGCCGGAAGCGGCGCGGGACCGCCTGCATCGGCTGCTGCGCGCCTACACCGCGGTGCCCGCCGCGCAGGACCGCGCCGCCGCGTGGAAGGGCACGATCGAGACGGGCAAGGTCGCCGACCTCGTCGTACTGGCGCGCGACCCCTTCGAGGTCGGCGCCGCGGCGCTGCCCGAGGTGCCCGTCGATCTCACGGTGCTCGACGGGCGGGTCGTGTTCGAGCGGTAG
- a CDS encoding SDR family NAD(P)-dependent oxidoreductase, which produces MTSSAPTPTPSPGSAEPRTVLITGGAGGIGQSIARAFIAAGDRAILADRDAAAVTAAAPELGAEALALDITDAAAVAAALNDLAERGGVDVLVNNAGILSVHGAVTELEPDAYRSILEVNVIGTFNMIQAFARHRIAAGGGGAIVNISSIGGRQPTPGMGAYESSKAAVDSVTRWAAIELAAHGIRVNAVAPGPVLTPMLEMGMPEGSAAREAWSSRIPLGDLAKTTDIAPSVVFLASTDAGHITGVSLAVDGGQLLT; this is translated from the coding sequence GTGACCTCATCCGCGCCCACCCCCACCCCCAGCCCGGGCAGCGCTGAACCCCGCACCGTCCTCATCACCGGCGGCGCCGGCGGGATCGGGCAGAGCATCGCCCGGGCCTTCATCGCCGCCGGGGACCGCGCGATCCTCGCCGATCGCGATGCCGCAGCGGTGACCGCGGCGGCACCGGAACTCGGCGCCGAGGCCCTCGCGCTCGACATCACCGACGCCGCAGCCGTCGCCGCCGCGCTGAACGACCTCGCCGAGCGGGGCGGCGTCGACGTGCTCGTCAACAACGCCGGGATCCTGTCGGTGCACGGAGCTGTGACCGAGCTCGAACCCGACGCCTACCGCTCGATCCTCGAAGTGAACGTGATCGGTACCTTCAACATGATCCAGGCGTTCGCAAGGCACCGTATCGCGGCCGGCGGCGGTGGCGCGATCGTCAACATCTCATCGATCGGCGGACGCCAGCCGACCCCGGGCATGGGCGCCTACGAGTCGAGCAAGGCAGCGGTCGACTCCGTGACCCGCTGGGCGGCGATCGAGCTGGCCGCCCACGGCATCCGCGTCAACGCGGTCGCCCCAGGGCCCGTGCTCACGCCGATGCTCGAGATGGGGATGCCCGAGGGATCGGCGGCACGCGAGGCCTGGTCGAGCCGGATCCCGCTCGGCGACCTCGCGAAGACCACCGACATCGCACCCTCGGTGGTGTTCCTGGCGAGCACCGACGCCGGGCACATCACCGGAGTGAGTCTCGCTGTGGACGGCGGCCAGCTGCTCACCTGA
- a CDS encoding aldo/keto reductase translates to MEFNGKVPTRKLGPGGPEVPVFALGSWNIWDRMEAADRRALMSRAVEAGSAFFDVAYYNMGPHAEASRTDLLFGETIRDLGLARSDYQLCGKLWLWEYPDTGFASQMDVSLERIGAGAGGPESFDTVVVGDFMGDIDIAQVVRDVQAEIDRGSFASWGVNNWPAESLQLALDTATAEGLTPPSFAQLKYGLVRRSMAEGEFYGRWFENGTLALQASDAFEGGILVGKLSPARKIGADVGGIRERIVAAYPRVAEIAASFDATPAQLGIAFCLANPATANVLFGASSVRQLDDNLGAISLLDRVGAQRIREATAELWLDREVRADGVWESPAPPASPAPPAA, encoded by the coding sequence GTGGAGTTCAACGGCAAGGTTCCCACTCGGAAGCTCGGGCCCGGCGGGCCGGAGGTGCCGGTCTTCGCGCTCGGCTCCTGGAATATCTGGGACCGCATGGAGGCGGCGGATCGCCGTGCGCTGATGAGCCGGGCCGTCGAGGCGGGATCGGCGTTCTTCGACGTGGCCTACTACAACATGGGGCCGCATGCCGAGGCCTCGCGCACCGACCTGCTCTTCGGTGAGACGATTCGGGATCTCGGCCTTGCGCGCTCCGACTATCAGCTCTGCGGCAAGCTCTGGCTGTGGGAGTACCCCGATACCGGCTTCGCGAGCCAGATGGATGTCTCGCTCGAGCGCATCGGCGCCGGGGCCGGCGGACCCGAGAGCTTCGACACGGTCGTCGTGGGCGACTTCATGGGCGACATCGATATCGCCCAGGTGGTGCGCGACGTGCAGGCGGAGATCGACCGCGGCAGCTTCGCCAGCTGGGGGGTCAACAACTGGCCGGCCGAGTCGCTGCAGCTCGCGCTCGACACGGCGACCGCCGAGGGGCTGACCCCGCCGAGCTTCGCCCAGCTCAAGTACGGGCTCGTGCGCCGCAGCATGGCCGAGGGGGAGTTCTACGGGCGCTGGTTCGAGAACGGCACGCTCGCGCTGCAGGCATCGGACGCCTTCGAGGGCGGGATCCTGGTCGGCAAGCTCAGCCCCGCCCGCAAGATCGGCGCCGACGTCGGGGGGATCCGCGAGCGCATCGTCGCGGCCTACCCGCGCGTCGCCGAGATCGCCGCATCGTTCGACGCGACGCCCGCGCAGCTCGGCATCGCGTTCTGCCTCGCGAACCCCGCGACCGCGAACGTGCTCTTCGGGGCCTCGAGCGTGCGGCAGCTCGACGACAACCTCGGCGCGATCTCGCTGCTCGATCGCGTGGGCGCGCAGCGGATCCGCGAGGCCACCGCGGAGCTCTGGCTCGACCGCGAGGTGCGGGCAGACGGGGTCTGGGAGTCCCCTGCGCCCCCTGCGTCACCTGCGCCCCCTGCCGCGTAG
- a CDS encoding endonuclease domain-containing protein, protein MPRDPSPLPPHLAGAPFTVSAALASGVPPHRLRCGDLQREFHGVRAPRSELRGLSDRCRLLLTGKPENWAIGGATAARLHGLPLPRELETDTRLHVVAIGGANAPDGRGLCGSRTKRALPVVMKNGVRVLAPEYAWASLAGLVWSDVALLVAGERLWDRFEPLVSVDAVDAMLGDLRNWKGIARLRAARVRMMPGTHSPRETRLRLRLEDDGVPTGVPNGRIELVGGEVFYGDLVLYEYRLVFEYDGEYHGEEAQRGRDARRLNALGSEGWLPVCFTRYDSFSSQLRQARRALRSRGWYPTGENAES, encoded by the coding sequence ATGCCTCGCGATCCCTCACCCCTCCCTCCGCACCTCGCCGGTGCGCCGTTCACGGTGAGCGCTGCGCTCGCGTCAGGGGTGCCGCCCCATCGGCTGCGATGCGGAGACCTGCAGCGGGAGTTCCACGGCGTGCGAGCACCTCGCTCTGAACTGCGGGGGCTGTCGGATCGCTGCCGCCTGCTGCTGACGGGCAAGCCCGAGAACTGGGCCATCGGTGGAGCCACCGCGGCGCGGCTGCACGGGCTGCCCCTGCCGAGAGAGCTCGAGACCGACACCCGTCTGCACGTGGTCGCGATCGGCGGTGCGAACGCTCCCGACGGAAGGGGATTGTGCGGTTCGCGTACGAAACGCGCGCTGCCGGTCGTGATGAAGAACGGAGTGAGGGTGCTCGCTCCGGAGTATGCCTGGGCATCGCTGGCGGGGCTGGTGTGGAGCGACGTGGCACTGCTCGTCGCCGGCGAGCGACTGTGGGATCGATTCGAGCCGCTGGTGTCGGTCGATGCCGTCGATGCCATGCTCGGAGACCTGCGCAACTGGAAGGGCATCGCTCGTTTGAGGGCGGCCAGGGTCCGTATGATGCCGGGTACGCACTCACCGCGGGAGACGCGGCTGCGGCTTCGTCTCGAGGACGACGGGGTGCCGACGGGTGTTCCGAACGGGCGGATCGAGCTCGTGGGTGGTGAGGTGTTCTACGGCGATCTCGTGCTGTACGAGTACCGGCTGGTCTTCGAATACGACGGCGAGTATCACGGGGAGGAAGCCCAACGCGGGCGAGACGCGAGGCGTCTCAACGCGCTCGGCTCCGAGGGGTGGCTGCCGGTGTGCTTCACGCGATACGACAGCTTCAGCAGTCAGCTGCGGCAGGCGCGCCGGGCGCTGCGCTCACGGGGTTGGTATCCCACCGGAGAAAACGCGGAGTCCTGA
- a CDS encoding alpha/beta fold hydrolase: MVLAAHHFPVPESDLPPVVLVHGFASSAAEDFLATGWPETLNAAGRSVIAIDLPGHGESPAVESSAEATTSAVVAAILDSVSGIAPEGAFDVIGYSLGGRLAWELPAASPRVRRMVLGGVSPLEPFTAVDPAELDAALAGAEPGNPLVGMMAGMISAPGRDTASLARLIPGLASEPFAPQSAAPAVPTLLVAGSDDQMTQGIEDLADALPDGSLTRVPGDHRGALDSTEFREAAIRFLKG, translated from the coding sequence ATGGTTCTCGCAGCCCACCACTTCCCCGTACCCGAGAGCGACCTGCCGCCCGTCGTGCTGGTCCACGGCTTCGCGTCGAGCGCCGCCGAGGACTTCCTCGCGACCGGCTGGCCCGAGACACTGAACGCGGCCGGGCGCTCGGTCATCGCGATCGACCTCCCCGGACACGGCGAGAGCCCGGCCGTCGAGTCCTCCGCCGAGGCCACCACCTCGGCGGTGGTCGCCGCGATCCTCGACAGCGTCTCCGGCATCGCCCCGGAGGGCGCATTCGACGTGATCGGGTATTCCCTCGGCGGCAGGCTCGCGTGGGAGCTGCCTGCGGCCTCGCCCCGCGTGCGGCGCATGGTGCTCGGAGGGGTGAGCCCGCTCGAGCCGTTCACCGCGGTGGATCCCGCCGAACTCGACGCGGCCCTCGCCGGCGCCGAGCCCGGCAACCCGCTCGTCGGGATGATGGCCGGCATGATCTCCGCGCCGGGCCGCGACACCGCGTCGCTCGCCAGGCTGATCCCGGGCCTCGCCAGCGAACCCTTCGCGCCGCAGTCCGCGGCCCCCGCCGTGCCCACGCTGCTCGTCGCCGGCAGCGACGACCAGATGACGCAGGGCATCGAGGATCTCGCCGACGCGCTGCCCGACGGCTCCCTCACACGCGTGCCCGGAGACCACCGCGGTGCACTCGACAGCACGGAGTTCAGGGAGGCGGCGATCCGCTTCCTCAAGGGATAA
- a CDS encoding methyltransferase family protein — protein MTATPSRIVDIAIGFMGAKQLDAAARIGLFKALADGPKSLSELAAATQHAERQVRTLADAMNSLGLLGRENGVYSLAEDAEKYLSGKGEIDLTPFIAFLGDISYKQWLGYDKTVDTDEAGTLDLDEAGWAFFLNGVMTYNALHAEQFGEAFDFSQYRDALDFGGLAAGFSIVAMQQNPELKTRFVYAPDMSGGIAEAAAAAGLADRVTVEEGATESTEPGGEHDLVLLTHVLHRFDEAQNRAILRASRGAAAEGATLMLLDFFLDEDETQRPIDALHAGEYFNIDGTVVYPIAQVEGWLAETGWKAERLVALPGSPRVLVATAV, from the coding sequence ATGACCGCAACCCCCTCCCGCATCGTCGACATCGCCATCGGATTCATGGGCGCGAAGCAGCTCGACGCCGCGGCTCGCATCGGCCTCTTCAAGGCGCTCGCCGACGGGCCCAAGAGTCTCTCGGAGCTCGCCGCCGCCACGCAGCACGCGGAGCGCCAGGTGCGCACCCTCGCCGACGCCATGAACAGCCTCGGCCTGCTCGGGCGCGAGAACGGCGTCTACTCCCTCGCCGAAGACGCCGAGAAGTACCTCTCGGGCAAGGGCGAGATCGACCTCACCCCGTTCATCGCCTTCCTCGGCGACATCAGCTACAAGCAGTGGCTCGGCTACGACAAGACCGTCGACACTGACGAGGCCGGCACCCTCGACCTCGACGAGGCGGGCTGGGCGTTCTTCCTGAACGGCGTGATGACCTACAACGCCCTGCACGCCGAGCAGTTCGGCGAGGCGTTCGACTTCTCGCAGTACCGCGATGCGCTCGACTTCGGCGGCCTCGCGGCCGGCTTCTCGATCGTCGCGATGCAGCAGAATCCCGAGCTGAAGACCCGCTTCGTCTACGCCCCCGACATGTCCGGGGGCATCGCCGAGGCCGCGGCGGCAGCGGGGCTCGCAGACCGCGTGACCGTCGAGGAGGGCGCCACCGAGTCGACCGAGCCCGGCGGCGAGCACGACCTCGTGCTGCTGACCCACGTGCTGCACCGCTTCGACGAGGCCCAGAACCGCGCGATCCTGCGCGCATCGCGGGGCGCGGCCGCCGAGGGGGCGACGCTCATGCTGCTCGACTTCTTCCTCGACGAGGACGAGACGCAGCGCCCCATCGACGCGCTGCACGCCGGCGAGTACTTCAACATCGATGGCACGGTCGTGTACCCGATCGCGCAGGTGGAGGGTTGGCTCGCCGAGACCGGCTGGAAGGCCGAGCGCCTCGTCGCGCTGCCCGGCAGCCCGCGCGTGCTCGTCGCGACCGCGGTCTGA
- a CDS encoding phosphotriesterase family protein, with amino-acid sequence MPVIETVLGAVDAAPLRTVLAAETLLCAPPQQRGNAGLPATDAEFARAAVSMPMLGRLMLGAPNIDDRTLVAADAEGALDTLAAATGGQNGDEGGDAAATAVIALAGFGSTADRASLACLSRASGIAIVRGVDGRAAGADGRPARDDETAPHGGLAPRDDPEAAGERIAVELEEFNAGVVGAIPLPGAAQGGDSGSGASSAAPDADRALLAAAAAAAHRAGAALVLAPRTDPWAVSQGLAGGVGDTEERAARDTVALFEEALEVAESAGLDRSRVILTGAAGLVCDASGAGADHGRLDALLDLGAAICFDQLGRIPNVRTIVSDHDIAVAILRAAERGAASRILLSCGIRNKHRLASYGGNGLEFVPQQFLPYLRMLGADDALVRAVGGGNALRLLAREPARAGEHDDETTRGANA; translated from the coding sequence ATGCCCGTCATCGAGACCGTGCTGGGAGCCGTCGACGCGGCACCGCTGCGCACCGTGCTCGCAGCCGAGACCCTGCTGTGCGCCCCGCCGCAGCAACGCGGCAACGCAGGTCTGCCGGCCACCGACGCGGAGTTCGCGCGTGCGGCGGTGAGCATGCCGATGCTCGGCCGGCTCATGCTGGGCGCGCCCAACATCGACGACCGCACGCTCGTCGCCGCGGACGCCGAGGGCGCGCTCGACACGCTCGCAGCGGCGACGGGCGGGCAGAACGGCGACGAGGGCGGCGATGCCGCCGCGACCGCGGTGATCGCCCTCGCCGGATTCGGCTCGACCGCCGACCGCGCCTCGCTCGCGTGCCTGAGCCGCGCGAGCGGGATCGCGATCGTGCGGGGCGTCGACGGTCGAGCCGCGGGGGCCGACGGCCGACCAGCGCGCGACGACGAAACCGCGCCCCACGGCGGACTCGCACCCCGCGACGACCCAGAGGCCGCGGGGGAGAGGATCGCGGTCGAGCTCGAGGAGTTCAACGCCGGCGTCGTGGGGGCGATCCCGCTGCCCGGGGCGGCGCAGGGAGGGGATTCGGGATCCGGCGCCTCCTCGGCCGCACCCGACGCCGATCGCGCGCTCCTCGCCGCGGCCGCCGCCGCTGCGCATCGAGCCGGGGCGGCGCTCGTGCTCGCCCCGCGCACCGATCCCTGGGCCGTCTCGCAGGGGCTCGCCGGCGGTGTCGGCGACACGGAAGAGCGAGCGGCCCGCGATACCGTGGCCCTGTTCGAGGAGGCTCTCGAGGTCGCGGAATCCGCGGGCCTCGACCGTTCGCGCGTCATCCTCACCGGGGCCGCGGGCCTTGTCTGCGACGCCTCCGGGGCGGGCGCGGATCACGGCCGCCTCGATGCGCTCCTCGACCTCGGTGCGGCGATCTGCTTCGACCAGCTGGGGCGGATCCCGAACGTGCGCACGATCGTCTCGGACCACGACATCGCGGTCGCGATCCTGCGCGCCGCCGAGCGGGGAGCGGCGAGCCGGATCCTGCTCAGCTGCGGCATACGCAACAAGCACCGCCTCGCGTCGTACGGCGGCAACGGGCTCGAGTTCGTGCCGCAGCAGTTCCTGCCATATCTGCGGATGCTGGGCGCCGACGACGCGCTGGTGCGCGCCGTCGGCGGCGGGAACGCTCTGCGCCTGCTCGCGCGCGAACCCGCGCGGGCCGGGGAGCACGACGACGAGACGACTCGGGGAGCGAACGCATGA
- a CDS encoding phosphotriesterase family protein, which produces MSANGAIGRGGPAGMSRTGGGPIPNSDGLPPIPNLSGLVQTVLGPLPPEQLGPTLMHEHIFLDIRRPAHTPNPRPGEWDEAARDPLTLDALAAVRRGRPNIDNDVLGDFDTALDEVGDFARQGGGTMVEVTPNGVGRDARALARLSRASGLNIVMGAGWYQKDLHPAGFSDRSIDDLAAEIVRDIVLGVPDADGRSTGIRSGIIGEVGAEGDPVDPEEMRSVRAAGRASALTGAPITLHMGGFGEAKLRVLDALEEEGADPRSVVFGHAGTIADDMDLARRLLSRGVTVEADFLGTTGSPWGTLFPFTDRSVARGFAQLVAEGWGSQLVLGGDVCQRVQLRRYGGHGYGYIVDHFLPTLEEFGVAPEALDRMMVENPARVLTFREPREG; this is translated from the coding sequence ATGAGTGCGAACGGCGCGATCGGCCGGGGCGGCCCCGCGGGCATGAGCCGCACGGGCGGCGGCCCGATCCCGAACTCGGACGGGTTGCCGCCGATCCCGAACCTCTCGGGTCTCGTGCAGACCGTGCTCGGCCCGCTGCCGCCCGAGCAGCTCGGCCCGACGCTCATGCACGAGCACATCTTCCTCGACATCCGCCGCCCGGCGCACACGCCGAACCCGCGGCCGGGGGAGTGGGACGAAGCTGCCCGGGATCCGCTCACCCTCGACGCGCTCGCCGCCGTGCGCCGAGGCCGCCCCAACATCGACAACGACGTGCTCGGCGACTTCGACACGGCGCTCGACGAGGTGGGCGATTTCGCCCGCCAGGGCGGCGGCACGATGGTGGAGGTCACCCCGAACGGCGTGGGCCGCGACGCCCGGGCGCTCGCGCGACTCAGCCGCGCCTCGGGCCTCAACATCGTGATGGGCGCCGGCTGGTACCAGAAGGATCTTCACCCGGCCGGCTTCTCCGACCGCAGCATCGACGATCTCGCCGCCGAGATCGTGCGCGACATCGTTCTCGGCGTCCCTGACGCGGACGGTCGGAGCACCGGGATCCGCTCGGGCATCATCGGCGAGGTCGGCGCCGAGGGCGATCCCGTCGACCCCGAGGAGATGCGCAGCGTGCGCGCCGCCGGGCGGGCCTCCGCTCTGACGGGCGCGCCGATCACGCTGCACATGGGCGGTTTCGGTGAGGCGAAGCTTCGGGTGCTCGATGCGCTCGAGGAGGAGGGCGCGGATCCGCGATCCGTCGTCTTCGGGCACGCCGGCACTATCGCCGACGACATGGATCTCGCGCGGCGGCTGCTCTCGCGCGGGGTGACCGTCGAGGCGGACTTCCTGGGCACGACCGGGAGCCCGTGGGGCACGCTCTTCCCGTTCACCGACCGTTCGGTGGCGCGCGGCTTCGCGCAGCTCGTCGCCGAGGGATGGGGATCGCAGCTCGTGCTCGGCGGGGACGTGTGCCAGAGGGTGCAGCTGCGCCGCTACGGCGGGCACGGCTACGGGTACATCGTCGACCACTTCCTGCCGACGCTCGAGGAGTTCGGCGTCGCCCCCGAGGCGCTCGACCGCATGATGGTCGAGAATCCCGCGCGAGTGCTGACGTTCCGGGAGCCGCGCGAGGGCTGA
- a CDS encoding TetR/AcrR family transcriptional regulator — protein sequence MPKIIDHDQRRKEIVDVTWQLIVEGGIEAATMREIASRAGFANGALKHYFSGKDAIIEGAYERSLSRIQGRLAEHVAGKRGIEALEMSMRYTLPTNEDATAARVLLSFWERCAFSSEIDHDYGEHLTSWKAGYMQYLREGREDGDIVTETPDEQLVSEIVLMNIGATVTRVVSPEHLDSAVLDAQVTDFIARLRKP from the coding sequence ATGCCGAAGATCATCGACCACGATCAGCGCCGCAAGGAGATCGTCGACGTCACGTGGCAGCTCATCGTGGAGGGCGGCATCGAGGCGGCCACCATGCGCGAGATCGCGTCGCGGGCCGGCTTCGCGAACGGCGCCCTGAAGCACTACTTCTCTGGCAAGGACGCGATCATCGAGGGCGCCTACGAGCGGTCGCTGTCGCGCATTCAGGGCCGTCTCGCCGAGCATGTCGCGGGCAAACGCGGCATCGAAGCGCTCGAGATGTCGATGCGTTACACGCTGCCCACCAACGAGGACGCCACCGCCGCGCGCGTGCTGCTCTCGTTCTGGGAGCGCTGCGCCTTCAGCAGCGAGATCGATCACGACTACGGGGAGCACCTCACCAGCTGGAAGGCCGGGTACATGCAGTACCTGCGCGAGGGGCGCGAGGACGGCGACATCGTCACCGAGACCCCCGACGAGCAGCTGGTCAGCGAGATCGTGCTCATGAACATCGGCGCGACCGTCACCCGCGTCGTGAGCCCCGAGCACCTCGACAGCGCCGTGCTCGACGCGCAGGTGACCGACTTCATCGCGCGGCTCCGCAAGCCCTGA